One stretch of Bordetella avium DNA includes these proteins:
- a CDS encoding hydratase, giving the protein MSEPIQFYAGAPAAARILRKARHAPGERLPETCRPATQGQALAVQQAQSALRLVEGDPIAAWKCGLPLPDKLRLAPIYVSGLQRAGPLSLGRGQVRIEPEIAFELRHDLPPRAKPYAQAEIEASIGGARLALEVIGSRYREPQHLPHIELLADHLNNDGLVLGPAITQAAPATMPLTLHIEGQAERLIDGRHPDGEPLAGLYWLVNYLRENGKGLVAGQHIITGSYAGVIDVPARGRVSLRYGDLGTLELELHERA; this is encoded by the coding sequence ATGTCCGAACCCATCCAGTTTTATGCTGGCGCTCCCGCTGCCGCCCGCATTCTGCGCAAGGCCCGGCATGCGCCGGGTGAGCGTTTGCCCGAGACCTGCCGCCCCGCCACTCAAGGCCAGGCGCTAGCGGTCCAGCAAGCCCAATCCGCGTTGCGATTAGTCGAAGGCGACCCCATCGCCGCATGGAAATGTGGTCTACCGCTGCCGGACAAACTACGTTTGGCGCCCATTTATGTAAGCGGCTTGCAACGTGCGGGCCCGTTAAGCTTGGGTCGAGGCCAGGTGCGCATAGAACCAGAAATCGCTTTCGAGCTGCGCCACGACCTACCGCCGCGCGCAAAGCCCTATGCGCAAGCGGAAATCGAGGCCTCGATCGGCGGCGCCCGACTAGCGCTGGAGGTGATCGGCAGCCGCTACCGTGAACCGCAACATCTGCCTCACATCGAATTACTGGCGGACCATCTCAATAATGATGGCCTCGTGTTGGGGCCCGCTATTACCCAGGCCGCGCCCGCCACGATGCCGCTTACACTGCATATCGAGGGTCAGGCCGAACGCCTGATCGACGGCCGGCATCCTGACGGCGAGCCGCTTGCCGGCCTATATTGGCTGGTCAATTATCTGCGCGAAAACGGCAAGGGTCTGGTTGCAGGCCAGCACATCATTACCGGCTCGTATGCGGGTGTCATCGATGTGCCGGCCCGAGGCCGCGTCAGCCTACGCTACGGCGACCTAGGCACGCTGGAGCTGGAACTACACGAACGCGCCTGA
- a CDS encoding EAL domain-containing protein has product MRHASFTVLPGKLWRCFSLTLVFLVPLVVCLVVSWMAAQRLTQAQADAKAAMARNQIGHILNEAWQAVDMMLPLLRGTCAEARPVLVRTLNTKPYFRSLLLLQGQQPYCATNLVVARANTPSWRWEAPPGRWLRLVDGMPFMRERPALLVGASGHGGRRAVAVVDGQYLQEMLDSVAALGGHRVEFKMQGGGNLLSRPAVAGGDEGVMAREAFTSAGVPVSIEVMLPESEVIKEWTRILIGFLPLALLVSCLMVWALRHLQLQQTSVQDQIRRAMRAGEFHMEYQPIYSSKSGRCEGAEALMRWRHPGAGAISPEVFIAAAEAEGAIVPLTRHALGLIAQDLPQMNLPAGFHLSVNLAAEHLLHREFVSDVAAFAARIAPWSPHLVLELTERSLVEDAAQALSNIRAVRTSGVSIAIDDFGSGYCSLAYLQQFPVDYLKVDKTFIVGIENAQQESPILDMILALARRLELEVVAEGVSTRGQLDYLLARDVAYVQGFLVAEPMRAQVFADWYREQVSLS; this is encoded by the coding sequence GTGCGACATGCCAGTTTTACCGTGCTGCCCGGAAAGCTGTGGCGCTGTTTTTCGCTAACGCTAGTGTTTCTAGTGCCTTTGGTGGTCTGTCTTGTCGTGAGCTGGATGGCCGCGCAGCGCTTGACCCAGGCTCAGGCCGATGCAAAGGCTGCCATGGCCCGTAATCAGATCGGGCATATCCTGAATGAGGCCTGGCAGGCGGTCGACATGATGTTGCCCCTGTTGCGCGGCACTTGCGCCGAAGCGCGGCCCGTATTGGTACGCACACTCAACACAAAGCCCTATTTCCGCTCCTTGTTACTGTTGCAGGGGCAGCAGCCTTATTGCGCCACCAACCTCGTGGTGGCGCGCGCCAATACGCCGTCCTGGCGTTGGGAGGCGCCGCCGGGGCGCTGGTTGCGTCTGGTGGACGGTATGCCTTTCATGCGGGAGCGGCCTGCTTTGCTGGTCGGCGCTTCCGGTCATGGCGGACGCCGCGCCGTGGCCGTGGTCGACGGCCAGTATCTCCAGGAGATGCTGGACTCCGTGGCGGCGCTCGGTGGCCACCGCGTCGAATTCAAGATGCAGGGTGGCGGCAATCTGCTTAGCCGCCCGGCGGTGGCCGGCGGTGATGAGGGGGTGATGGCGCGTGAGGCATTCACCTCGGCAGGGGTGCCAGTCAGCATCGAGGTGATGCTGCCCGAATCAGAGGTCATCAAAGAATGGACGCGCATTCTGATCGGTTTCTTGCCGCTGGCTTTGTTGGTGAGCTGTTTGATGGTGTGGGCTTTACGCCATTTGCAGCTGCAGCAGACTTCCGTGCAGGATCAGATCCGCCGTGCGATGCGGGCGGGGGAGTTCCACATGGAGTACCAACCCATTTATTCATCCAAAAGTGGGCGCTGCGAGGGAGCCGAGGCGCTGATGCGTTGGCGGCATCCTGGGGCGGGTGCGATCAGCCCCGAGGTGTTCATCGCGGCGGCGGAGGCGGAAGGGGCAATCGTGCCCTTGACCCGTCACGCCTTGGGGCTGATTGCGCAAGACTTGCCTCAAATGAATCTGCCGGCAGGCTTTCATTTGAGTGTGAACCTGGCCGCCGAGCATTTGCTGCATCGGGAGTTCGTGAGTGATGTTGCGGCGTTTGCAGCCCGGATCGCGCCATGGTCTCCGCACCTGGTTCTGGAGTTGACCGAGCGCAGTCTGGTGGAGGATGCCGCCCAGGCCTTGAGCAATATCCGAGCAGTGCGCACGAGCGGCGTCAGCATCGCGATCGATGATTTCGGTTCGGGCTATTGTTCGCTGGCTTATCTGCAACAGTTTCCGGTGGATTACCTCAAGGTCGACAAGACGTTTATTGTCGGCATTGAAAATGCGCAGCAGGAGTCGCCCATTTTGGACATGATTTTGGCGCTGGCCCGTCGCCTCGAACTGGAGGTCGTTGCCGAAGGCGTGAGCACGCGTGGACAGTTGGACTATCTGTTGGCCCGGGACGTGGCGTATGTGCAGGGTTTTCTGGTGGCCGAGCCCATGCGGGCGCAGGTATTTGCCGACTGGTACCGGGAGCAGGTTTCCTTAAGCTGA
- a CDS encoding DUF4148 domain-containing protein, translated as MKTLSTAVLMSLTLLTAAAQASQNIEPNNIPYQGVYGQQDSQAKTRAQVAQELAQAKADGQYTTGELDYPPTLAIQSGKSRAEVAQELAQAKAKGEYTFGELDYPPHANGF; from the coding sequence ATGAAAACCCTCAGCACCGCTGTACTGATGTCCTTGACCCTATTGACCGCTGCTGCCCAGGCCTCGCAAAACATCGAGCCCAACAACATCCCCTATCAAGGCGTGTACGGCCAGCAAGACAGCCAAGCGAAAACCCGCGCCCAAGTGGCTCAGGAACTGGCCCAAGCCAAGGCCGATGGTCAGTACACTACCGGCGAACTGGACTACCCGCCCACCCTCGCAATCCAGTCCGGCAAGTCCCGCGCAGAAGTCGCCCAGGAGCTTGCCCAAGCCAAGGCAAAGGGTGAATACACCTTTGGCGAACTGGACTACCCGCCCCACGCCAACGGATTCTGA
- a CDS encoding amino acid ABC transporter substrate-binding protein → MKKLSAVLMMSALLAACGQSDNTPQAAAPAAPKKVVVGLDDNFPPMGFRDEKNQLVGFDIDMAREASRRMGVEVEFKPIDWSAKEAELNGKRVDVLWNGLTITDERKKNIAFTQPYMANHQIILVTASSPIQTKADLAGRVLGAQDGSSAVDAIKKEEAVAKSLKELKLFGDNVTALMDLSATRLDGVVVDEVVGRYLASKRPGEYRVLDENFGTEDYGVGVRKDDTDLHAKLDRTLADMKQDGTSGRIATQWFGADIIK, encoded by the coding sequence ATGAAAAAACTCAGTGCTGTTTTGATGATGTCCGCTTTGCTTGCCGCCTGCGGCCAGAGCGATAACACCCCGCAGGCCGCCGCGCCGGCCGCTCCTAAGAAGGTTGTGGTGGGCCTGGATGACAATTTCCCGCCCATGGGTTTTCGCGACGAGAAGAATCAACTGGTCGGTTTTGACATCGACATGGCCCGGGAGGCCAGTCGCCGTATGGGCGTCGAAGTCGAGTTCAAGCCTATTGACTGGAGCGCCAAGGAGGCTGAGCTCAATGGCAAGCGCGTGGATGTGCTCTGGAACGGCCTGACGATCACCGACGAACGTAAGAAGAATATCGCTTTCACCCAGCCCTATATGGCGAATCACCAGATCATTCTGGTGACCGCATCCTCGCCTATTCAGACCAAGGCCGATCTGGCCGGCCGCGTTCTCGGGGCTCAAGATGGCAGCAGCGCCGTCGATGCCATCAAGAAAGAGGAAGCTGTGGCCAAGAGCCTGAAGGAGCTCAAGCTGTTCGGCGACAACGTGACGGCCCTGATGGATTTGTCGGCCACCCGCCTGGATGGCGTCGTGGTGGATGAGGTGGTGGGCCGTTATCTGGCCTCCAAGCGTCCGGGCGAGTATCGTGTTCTGGATGAAAACTTCGGCACCGAAGACTATGGCGTAGGCGTGCGCAAAGACGATACCGACTTGCATGCCAAGCTGGACCGCACGCTGGCCGACATGAAGCAGGACGGCACCTCGGGCCGCATCGCCACGCAGTGGTTCGGCGCCGACATCATTAAGTAA
- a CDS encoding amino acid ABC transporter permease, with protein MDYVISLLGPMADGAKVTLSLFFITLALAVPLGLLLALARLSRFRLLSRLVNAYIWLMRGTPLMLQLLFIYFALPFVPVIGVRLPDFPAAIVAFALNYAAYFAEIFRAGILSVDRGQYEGSKVLGMSYLQTMRRIVLPQMVQRVLPPMSNETITLVKDTSLIYVLALNDILRTARGIVQRDFTTTPFLVAAAFYLLMTLVLTWFFQHLEKRYAKYDE; from the coding sequence ATGGACTACGTAATATCTTTGTTGGGGCCGATGGCCGACGGCGCCAAGGTCACCCTGTCGCTGTTCTTCATCACGCTGGCCCTGGCCGTGCCGCTGGGGCTGTTGCTGGCCCTGGCGCGCCTTTCCCGTTTCCGGCTGCTGTCGCGTTTGGTGAACGCCTATATATGGCTGATGCGCGGCACGCCGCTGATGTTGCAGCTGCTGTTCATCTATTTTGCTCTGCCTTTCGTGCCGGTGATCGGCGTTCGGCTGCCTGACTTCCCGGCCGCCATCGTGGCCTTCGCCCTGAATTACGCCGCCTATTTCGCCGAGATTTTTCGCGCGGGCATCCTATCGGTGGATCGTGGGCAGTATGAAGGCAGCAAGGTGCTGGGGATGTCGTATTTGCAGACCATGCGCCGTATCGTACTGCCGCAGATGGTGCAGCGCGTGTTGCCCCCCATGAGCAATGAGACCATCACGCTGGTCAAAGATACGTCGCTGATCTACGTGCTGGCGCTCAATGACATTTTGCGCACCGCGCGCGGCATCGTGCAGCGGGATTTCACCACCACCCCGTTTCTGGTGGCGGCGGCCTTTTACCTTCTGATGACGCTGGTGCTGACCTGGTTCTTCCAGCACCTGGAAAAACGCTATGCCAAGTATGACGAGTAA
- a CDS encoding amino acid ABC transporter ATP-binding protein: MIDALGIVKSFGGTRVLDGLSLSLAQGEVVAVIGPSGSGKSTFLRCLNHLETIDQGSIAIEGEMLARGAPDGHSIYVSDAEVRRICRKMGMVFQSFNLFPHMTVLQNVIEAPMVVKGMKRDAIVPKAEELLRKVGLLNKRDNYPGRLSGGQKQRVAIARALAMEPDIMLFDEPTSALDPELTVEVLRTMRQLAEEHMTMLVVTHEMGFAREAAHRVIFMDQGRIVEEAPSQQFFDAPQQARTKAFLGQML, encoded by the coding sequence ATGATCGATGCCCTGGGCATCGTCAAATCTTTTGGCGGGACGCGGGTGCTGGATGGGCTGTCGCTCAGTCTTGCACAAGGGGAGGTAGTGGCCGTGATCGGGCCGTCGGGATCGGGCAAGAGCACGTTTTTGCGCTGCCTGAATCATCTGGAGACGATCGATCAGGGCAGTATCGCCATCGAAGGCGAGATGCTCGCGCGCGGGGCGCCGGACGGCCACAGCATCTATGTCAGCGATGCCGAGGTGCGCCGCATCTGCCGCAAAATGGGTATGGTGTTTCAGTCCTTCAATCTCTTTCCGCACATGACGGTTTTGCAGAACGTCATCGAAGCGCCGATGGTCGTCAAGGGCATGAAGCGCGACGCGATTGTGCCCAAGGCGGAGGAGCTGCTGCGCAAAGTGGGGCTGCTCAATAAGCGCGATAATTATCCGGGGCGGTTGTCGGGCGGTCAGAAGCAGCGGGTGGCGATTGCCCGGGCGCTGGCCATGGAGCCTGACATCATGCTCTTCGATGAGCCGACTTCGGCGCTGGACCCGGAGCTGACGGTCGAGGTGTTGCGCACCATGCGGCAATTGGCCGAAGAACATATGACCATGCTGGTCGTCACCCATGAAATGGGTTTCGCCCGAGAGGCCGCCCATCGCGTCATTTTCATGGACCAAGGGCGTATTGTCGAAGAAGCGCCGTCGCAGCAGTTTTTCGACGCGCCGCAACAGGCGCGCACCAAGGCGTTTCTGGGGCAGATGCTGTAG
- a CDS encoding autotransporter family protein, whose translation MAALIVKSHIAGAKALWELNAPTSELEIEADSVVLVGRTTQVNGARSELSMYGESTWWVTGDSQVTELTTSSSAIRFTPVNGANPALYRTLTVEQYYSDEGELTLNTHLAGDNSPSDRLVIDGGRARGSTLVQIRNSGGTGAQTKNGILVIDAINGATTTTDAFALEGRAVAGPYEYRLLRGATDGSNAEAWYLRSEKINNQPDEPLYRPEVGAYLANQFFAQQFLTHTLDDRRGDQPTSPAQATQRLPHASWLRMTGAHAKGNTGDGNHSAKTDVFTLHGGADLYEQASADGQGKTYAGLMASYGVGSSRARADGNPYRANGRSQAWSLGAYGTWYGNDLTRLGPYVDTWAQIGTFRNRVEGQLLEKEKYQAHGWALSAETGYAAALSGRWVIEPQAQLIYLGYRQSGFTENTGVRIGSANADGLLTRLGARLYHQADTFQPYLAANWWRSSIEPTVRMDGKRIDNMYPQSRYELKTGLNARLAKSWTGWTSLSGNWGKQDYREYALRAGVQYQF comes from the coding sequence ATGGCGGCATTGATTGTCAAAAGTCATATTGCCGGCGCAAAGGCGCTGTGGGAACTCAATGCGCCGACGAGCGAATTGGAAATCGAAGCCGACAGCGTCGTGCTTGTCGGTCGAACGACTCAGGTCAACGGCGCTCGATCCGAGCTAAGTATGTACGGCGAGTCAACATGGTGGGTAACGGGTGACTCGCAAGTCACGGAACTTACGACAAGCTCCAGCGCCATTCGATTCACCCCAGTCAATGGTGCCAATCCTGCTTTGTATCGCACCTTGACTGTAGAACAGTATTATTCGGATGAGGGTGAGCTCACCCTCAATACACATCTCGCTGGCGACAACTCCCCCAGTGACCGGCTCGTCATCGATGGCGGCAGGGCCAGGGGCAGCACGCTGGTCCAGATCAGAAATAGCGGGGGAACGGGTGCCCAGACCAAGAACGGCATCCTGGTCATCGACGCCATCAATGGCGCCACCACCACCACCGACGCCTTCGCGCTAGAGGGCCGCGCGGTGGCCGGGCCTTACGAGTACCGCCTGCTGCGCGGCGCCACCGACGGCAGCAATGCCGAGGCCTGGTATCTGCGCTCGGAAAAAATCAATAACCAGCCGGATGAGCCCCTCTACCGCCCCGAAGTCGGCGCCTATCTGGCCAACCAGTTCTTCGCTCAGCAATTCCTGACCCACACCCTCGATGACCGGCGCGGCGATCAGCCCACCTCCCCGGCCCAAGCCACTCAGCGTCTGCCCCACGCCTCCTGGCTGCGCATGACAGGCGCCCACGCCAAGGGCAACACCGGCGACGGCAACCACAGCGCCAAGACCGACGTCTTCACCCTGCATGGCGGCGCCGACCTCTATGAACAGGCCTCCGCCGATGGCCAGGGCAAAACCTATGCCGGCCTCATGGCCAGCTATGGCGTGGGCAGCTCACGCGCCCGCGCCGACGGCAACCCCTATCGCGCCAACGGCCGCAGCCAAGCCTGGAGCCTGGGCGCCTACGGCACCTGGTATGGCAACGACTTGACCCGCCTGGGCCCCTACGTCGATACCTGGGCCCAGATCGGCACCTTCCGCAACCGCGTCGAAGGCCAGTTGCTCGAAAAAGAAAAATACCAGGCCCACGGTTGGGCCCTGTCCGCCGAAACCGGCTATGCCGCCGCCCTCAGCGGCCGCTGGGTCATCGAACCCCAGGCCCAGCTCATCTACCTGGGCTACCGCCAATCCGGCTTCACCGAAAACACCGGCGTGCGCATCGGCAGCGCCAACGCCGATGGCCTGCTCACCCGCCTGGGCGCCCGCCTCTACCACCAGGCCGACACCTTCCAGCCCTATCTTGCCGCCAACTGGTGGCGCTCCAGCATCGAGCCCACCGTCCGTATGGACGGCAAACGCATCGACAACATGTATCCCCAATCCCGCTACGAACTCAAGACAGGCCTTAACGCGCGCCTGGCCAAAAGCTGGACCGGCTGGACCAGCCTGTCAGGCAACTGGGGCAAGCAGGATTACCGCGAATACGCCCTGCGCGCAGGGGTGCAGTATCAGTTCTAA